A genome region from Dickeya chrysanthemi NCPPB 402 includes the following:
- a CDS encoding ABC transporter substrate-binding protein, with product MSALSAVLMTTLIASAGAAQVPPGTVLAEQQQVVRHIKDEPASLDPIKAVGLPEIQVIRDLFEGLVNQDAQGNPIPGVAQRWQTNDNRTFLFTLRTDARWSNGDPVTARDFVYSWRRLVTPQNNSSFGWFARMAGIVNADEILTGKLPADKLGVVAVDDHTLKVQLSKPVPYFISLMANFSLYPVHQATVEKYGNEWTKPGNLVGNGAFVLKDRVVNEKLVLTPNDQYWDHANTRLTQVTFVPINQESNAAKRYLAGDIDITESFPKNQYQKLLKDLPGQVFTPDQLGTYYYAFNTQRAPTNDIRVRKALSYAIDRKIIAEKVLGTGEKPAYRFTPDVTAGFTPQPGQLQQYSQAELDMQAKALMAAAGYGPSRPLKLTLLYNLQEVHQKIAIAVASMWKTKLGVDVKLVNQEWKTYIDSRNSGNFDVIRASWIGDYNEPSTFLSLLTTSHSGNIARFNNADYDRLMADTAGQTDRKILNEDYNRAEQILAEQAPIAPIYQYTNGRLIKPWVKGYPITNPEDVAYSHTLYILKH from the coding sequence ATGAGTGCGCTTTCCGCAGTACTGATGACAACGTTGATAGCGTCGGCCGGTGCGGCGCAGGTTCCGCCCGGCACGGTGCTGGCAGAGCAACAGCAGGTCGTACGTCATATTAAAGACGAACCCGCCTCGCTGGACCCCATCAAAGCCGTGGGGTTGCCGGAAATTCAGGTGATTCGCGACTTATTCGAGGGATTAGTCAATCAGGATGCGCAAGGCAACCCGATTCCCGGCGTTGCCCAGCGCTGGCAGACTAACGATAACCGTACCTTTTTGTTTACTCTTCGGACTGATGCGCGTTGGTCGAACGGCGACCCGGTAACGGCCCGAGATTTTGTTTACAGTTGGCGGCGGTTAGTGACGCCGCAGAACAATTCGTCGTTTGGCTGGTTTGCCCGGATGGCGGGGATCGTCAATGCCGATGAGATCCTGACCGGCAAGCTGCCTGCCGATAAGCTTGGCGTGGTTGCGGTCGACGATCACACGCTCAAAGTACAGCTCAGTAAACCGGTGCCTTATTTCATCAGTCTGATGGCGAATTTCAGCTTGTATCCGGTGCATCAGGCCACGGTGGAGAAATACGGCAATGAGTGGACAAAACCCGGTAATTTGGTGGGTAACGGCGCTTTTGTACTGAAAGATCGCGTGGTGAATGAGAAGCTGGTATTGACGCCGAATGACCAGTATTGGGATCACGCCAATACCCGCCTGACGCAGGTCACATTCGTGCCGATTAATCAGGAGTCGAATGCCGCCAAGCGCTATCTCGCCGGCGATATCGATATCACCGAATCATTCCCCAAGAATCAGTATCAGAAACTGTTGAAAGATCTGCCGGGGCAAGTCTTTACGCCGGATCAACTGGGTACCTATTACTATGCGTTTAATACCCAGCGTGCGCCGACCAACGACATACGGGTGCGTAAAGCGCTGTCCTATGCCATCGACCGCAAGATTATTGCGGAAAAGGTACTGGGGACCGGGGAAAAACCGGCCTATCGCTTCACACCTGATGTAACCGCCGGTTTCACGCCGCAGCCGGGCCAGTTGCAGCAGTATTCACAAGCTGAGCTGGATATGCAGGCCAAGGCGCTGATGGCGGCAGCGGGGTATGGTCCGTCCAGGCCGTTGAAACTGACGCTGCTGTATAACCTGCAGGAAGTTCACCAGAAAATCGCCATTGCGGTGGCATCGATGTGGAAGACGAAACTCGGTGTCGACGTCAAACTGGTGAATCAGGAGTGGAAGACGTATATCGACAGCCGTAACTCAGGTAATTTTGATGTGATACGCGCGTCCTGGATCGGCGATTACAATGAGCCTTCCACGTTCCTGTCGTTGCTGACCACCAGCCACAGCGGCAATATCGCCCGCTTCAATAATGCTGATTATGATCGCCTGATGGCGGATACCGCCGGACAGACCGACCGGAAGATACTCAACGAGGATTACAACCGCGCCGAGCAAATTCTGGCGGAGCAGGCGCCGATCGCCCCGATTTACCAATACACCAATGGGCGCCTGATCAAGCCCTGGGTAAAAGGGTATCCCATTACTAACCCGGAAGATGTGGCCTACAGTCATACGCTCTATATTTTGAAACATTAA
- a CDS encoding helix-turn-helix transcriptional regulator, which yields MVMPTPEPPATTYVTTLQPDNRKRLGAFLRARRESLDPLRLGLSIPRKRRTPGLRREDVALLADVGITWYTWLEQGREIRASAKTLTAIADALQFNEAETRHLFMLAGLPFSPAAQASCEKISADSQRILDQLNPFPALIVNARANILGFNRAWSQLLDIDLHQIAPEDRNCVWLALTHPNWRERLADQHDLLPNLVAMFRAQMTEHAGDPLWEAQLQRYLNASEEFRQLWYQRYEIQGVDDKIKQFRHPTLGIFTLRQINWWSSSRNGDRLLVYMPTSEQDNALLAQLAQLPPPGKAGLLAPRAQ from the coding sequence ATGGTCATGCCGACACCTGAGCCACCGGCAACTACCTACGTGACAACGCTACAGCCGGATAACCGCAAACGGTTAGGCGCATTTTTGCGCGCACGACGTGAAAGTCTCGACCCGCTGCGGTTGGGGTTATCCATTCCCCGGAAGCGACGCACGCCGGGGCTACGCCGTGAAGATGTGGCACTGCTGGCGGATGTCGGCATCACCTGGTACACCTGGCTGGAGCAAGGGCGGGAAATCCGCGCTTCCGCCAAAACATTGACCGCCATCGCCGACGCTCTGCAATTCAATGAGGCTGAAACCCGGCATCTGTTTATGCTGGCGGGACTGCCGTTCTCCCCCGCGGCACAAGCCAGTTGTGAGAAAATCAGCGCGGACAGCCAACGCATTCTCGATCAGCTCAATCCTTTCCCGGCGTTGATCGTCAATGCACGCGCCAATATTCTCGGATTTAACCGCGCCTGGAGCCAATTACTGGATATCGACCTGCACCAAATCGCCCCGGAAGACCGCAACTGCGTCTGGCTGGCGCTCACCCACCCGAACTGGCGGGAACGACTGGCGGACCAGCATGATTTATTGCCGAACCTGGTGGCGATGTTCCGTGCGCAGATGACGGAACACGCGGGTGATCCGCTGTGGGAAGCGCAACTGCAACGCTATCTGAATGCCTCGGAAGAGTTTCGCCAGTTGTGGTACCAGCGTTACGAAATTCAAGGCGTGGATGACAAAATCAAGCAATTTCGTCATCCCACGCTGGGCATATTCACCCTACGTCAGATCAACTGGTGGAGTAGCTCCCGCAACGGCGACCGCCTGCTGGTGTATATGCCGACCAGCGAGCAGGATAACGCCCTGCTCGCTCAGTTGGCCCAGTTGCCGCCGCCCGGCAAGGCGGGCCTGCTCGCACCACGTGCCCAATGA
- the ttcA gene encoding tRNA 2-thiocytidine(32) synthetase TtcA has protein sequence MSENQSVTPKQQYNLNKLQKRLRRNVGEAIADFNMIEEGDRIMVCLSGGKDSYTMLEILRNLQQSAPVNFSLVAVNLDQKQPGFPEHVLPQYLDSIGVEYKIVEENTYGIVKEKIPEGKTTCSLCSRLRRGILYRTATELGATKIALGHHRDDILQTLFLNMFYGGKLKGMPPKLMSDDGKHVVIRPLAYCREKEIERFAEARQFPIIPCNLCGSQPNLQRQVIKDMLRDWDKRYPGRIETMFSAMQNAVPSHLCDTALFDFKSIRQGSAVVDGGDLAFDREEMPLQPAGWQPDEDDEDNARSPERLNVLEIR, from the coding sequence ATGTCAGAAAATCAATCTGTTACACCCAAGCAGCAGTACAACCTCAACAAACTGCAAAAGCGCCTGCGTCGTAACGTGGGCGAAGCGATTGCCGATTTCAATATGATTGAAGAGGGCGATCGAATCATGGTCTGTCTGTCCGGTGGTAAAGACAGCTACACCATGCTGGAGATCCTGCGGAACCTGCAACAAAGCGCGCCAGTGAATTTCTCGCTGGTGGCAGTGAATCTGGACCAGAAGCAGCCGGGATTCCCGGAACATGTGCTGCCGCAGTATCTGGACAGTATCGGCGTAGAATATAAGATTGTGGAAGAAAACACTTACGGCATCGTGAAAGAGAAGATTCCGGAAGGGAAAACCACCTGTTCGCTTTGTTCTCGCCTGCGTCGCGGCATTCTGTACCGTACCGCCACCGAACTGGGCGCCACCAAGATAGCACTCGGCCATCACCGCGATGACATCCTGCAAACGCTGTTTCTCAACATGTTCTACGGCGGCAAACTCAAAGGTATGCCGCCTAAGCTGATGAGCGATGACGGCAAACACGTGGTGATTCGTCCGCTGGCGTACTGCCGTGAAAAAGAGATTGAGCGCTTTGCCGAGGCGCGTCAGTTCCCGATCATCCCATGTAATCTGTGCGGCTCCCAGCCTAACCTGCAACGTCAGGTGATCAAAGACATGCTGCGCGACTGGGACAAGCGCTACCCCGGCCGTATCGAAACCATGTTCAGCGCCATGCAAAATGCGGTGCCGTCGCATCTGTGCGACACCGCCCTGTTTGATTTCAAATCGATTCGTCAAGGCAGCGCGGTAGTGGACGGCGGCGATTTAGCGTTCGACCGCGAAGAAATGCCGCTACAACCCGCAGGCTGGCAGCCGGATGAGGACGACGAAGACAACGCCCGGTCGCCGGAACGACTGAACGTACTGGAAATTCGTTAA
- a CDS encoding pesticin C-terminus-like muramidase: MSGMAAPLSRLAGTVPGLLSSASTSLVQAAKGKAVESKPVSTESQASPIDVKPVEVDVKINSIAPTSSSDSLTPTAAAALSNNATASTPKPIATVTWNPATTINSLQRNAKKKSIGYCARAVVDAIQAGGTKIERAPAAKDLGSKLIAAGFSPIFSMPRPSREYDRSKLLPGDVVILEGFKQDIKAGIKKDHPFGHAAMYDGSKWISDFTQSGFYPGPDYRVALPGYTIYRMVATQAQIDAINASQNTEPASHTAVSTPPATVTQATRSSTSAPVSRPTAQTPRASVTVARPAQQTVSPSVPLTRSTVSNSNQSGNKPISSDQDFLKEFNIDISFLRESEGMRTDGYVPLNKDGTPVENSGVTIGMGIDLGQREAKDLIRDGVPSSIVEKLKPYMKLKKTSALQKIREMPLRLTSNEINILSNIYIQKSLQSLETEFDNESKGVKFSQLPANTRTMILDLAHQYGNLKLKTPKTWEFIINQQWDELVRELNNFHDKYPTRREREAKLIKDDLNNGRI; the protein is encoded by the coding sequence ATGTCCGGCATGGCGGCGCCGTTGTCGCGCCTGGCAGGCACCGTACCGGGATTACTCTCGTCCGCATCGACATCTTTGGTACAGGCAGCCAAAGGTAAGGCCGTTGAATCCAAACCAGTTTCTACGGAATCTCAGGCTTCACCTATCGACGTTAAGCCGGTCGAAGTTGACGTTAAGATTAATTCCATCGCACCGACCTCTTCATCTGATTCGTTAACACCGACTGCTGCTGCCGCATTATCAAATAATGCAACAGCATCAACGCCTAAACCTATTGCAACGGTAACCTGGAATCCAGCTACTACCATTAACTCACTGCAACGCAATGCTAAAAAGAAATCTATAGGTTATTGCGCCAGAGCCGTTGTCGATGCCATTCAGGCTGGTGGAACAAAAATAGAAAGAGCGCCTGCGGCGAAAGATCTCGGCTCTAAACTCATTGCCGCTGGTTTTTCCCCTATATTTTCTATGCCAAGACCATCCAGAGAATATGACCGCAGCAAACTTCTTCCCGGTGACGTAGTTATTCTGGAAGGGTTTAAGCAGGATATAAAAGCCGGGATCAAAAAAGATCACCCATTTGGCCATGCTGCCATGTACGACGGTAGCAAATGGATTTCTGACTTCACGCAATCAGGATTCTATCCCGGCCCTGATTACCGGGTAGCATTGCCTGGTTATACCATTTATAGAATGGTTGCCACCCAGGCCCAAATTGACGCGATTAACGCATCTCAGAATACCGAACCGGCTTCCCACACAGCAGTATCGACACCTCCGGCAACAGTAACTCAGGCTACACGGTCATCTACATCAGCACCGGTATCACGCCCTACAGCGCAGACACCGCGAGCGTCTGTAACAGTCGCTCGCCCTGCTCAGCAAACAGTGAGCCCTTCTGTACCATTAACACGCTCTACTGTTTCTAATTCTAATCAATCGGGAAACAAGCCGATATCATCGGATCAAGACTTTCTTAAAGAATTCAACATAGATATATCCTTCTTGAGGGAGTCCGAAGGTATGAGAACTGACGGGTATGTTCCTTTAAATAAAGATGGCACTCCTGTCGAAAATTCGGGAGTAACCATAGGAATGGGGATTGACTTAGGTCAGCGAGAAGCAAAAGATTTAATACGCGACGGTGTACCCAGTAGCATTGTAGAAAAGCTTAAGCCCTACATGAAGTTAAAGAAAACAAGTGCATTACAGAAAATACGAGAAATGCCACTAAGACTAACTTCAAATGAAATAAATATACTATCAAATATTTATATTCAAAAATCACTGCAGTCTTTAGAAACTGAGTTTGACAACGAAAGTAAAGGTGTGAAATTCTCACAATTACCCGCAAACACACGAACAATGATTTTAGACTTAGCACATCAATATGGGAATTTAAAACTGAAAACGCCAAAAACATGGGAATTTATAATAAACCAGCAATGGGATGAGCTGGTCAGAGAGCTAAACAATTTCCACGATAAATATCCAACCAGAAGAGAAAGGGAAGCCAAGTTAATAAAGGATGATCTTAATAACGGGAGAATATAA
- the zntB gene encoding zinc transporter ZntB, giving the protein MDVTESNAIPLTGAVFAYQLDGRGGVLPLAERGLTEEGLPVWLHLDSTQPASVRWLHETTLLPDSVRHALAGESARPRVVRLGEGTLVTLRSINYNPNARPDELVAIRVFITDRLIVSTRRRKVAAIDEVMSDLKEGNGPANSGDWIVSVAEALTDHTSEFIDELHEKIIDLEEALLEQRIPPRGELALIRKQLIVLRRYMTPQRDIFSRLSGEKFSWMQDDDRRRMQEIAERLGRGLEDLDASIARTTVIADEITSLMTDAMNRRTYTMSLLAMVFLPTTFLTGLFGVNLGGMPGANSGIGFGVFCLMLVLLVSGVAWWLKRSKWL; this is encoded by the coding sequence GTGGATGTGACGGAAAGTAATGCGATCCCGCTGACGGGAGCAGTCTTTGCTTATCAATTGGATGGTCGGGGCGGTGTTCTGCCGCTGGCGGAGCGGGGGCTGACGGAAGAAGGGCTACCCGTCTGGCTGCATCTCGACTCGACGCAACCGGCCAGCGTGCGCTGGCTGCATGAAACCACACTGTTGCCGGATAGTGTGCGCCATGCACTGGCGGGAGAAAGCGCCCGCCCGCGCGTGGTTCGGCTGGGCGAAGGCACGTTAGTGACCTTGCGCAGCATCAATTACAATCCCAATGCCCGGCCGGACGAGTTGGTCGCTATCCGGGTATTTATTACTGATCGCCTGATTGTCTCTACGCGCCGCCGCAAAGTTGCGGCGATTGATGAAGTCATGAGTGATCTGAAAGAGGGCAACGGGCCTGCCAATAGCGGCGACTGGATCGTGTCTGTCGCGGAGGCATTAACCGATCACACCAGCGAGTTCATTGACGAACTGCATGAGAAAATCATCGATCTGGAAGAGGCTTTGTTGGAGCAACGCATTCCGCCGCGCGGCGAACTGGCGCTGATTCGCAAGCAACTGATTGTATTGCGCCGTTACATGACGCCGCAGCGTGATATTTTCTCGCGTCTTTCCGGTGAGAAATTTAGCTGGATGCAGGATGACGATCGCCGTCGTATGCAGGAAATTGCCGAGCGTCTTGGTCGCGGGCTGGAGGATTTAGACGCCAGCATCGCCCGTACAACGGTTATTGCCGATGAAATCACCTCACTGATGACGGATGCGATGAATCGGCGTACCTATACTATGTCGTTGCTGGCGATGGTTTTTTTGCCTACGACGTTTCTGACCGGGTTATTCGGCGTGAATCTGGGCGGAATGCCAGGCGCGAATAGCGGCATCGGATTTGGCGTATTTTGCCTGATGTTGGTGTTATTAGTGAGCGGCGTTGCCTGGTGGTTAAAGCGCAGTAAATGGTTGTGA
- the tpx gene encoding thiol peroxidase, with protein sequence MSTNVHFQGNPVPVAGSFPAAGSKAPAFSLVAKDLADVALSHYAGKRKVLNIFPSIDTGVCAASVRKFNQLASSLDNTVVLCISADLPFAQSRFCGAEGLNNVVVLSTLRGAEFKENYGVAIAEGALKGLTARAVVVLDENDNVLHSELVNEITNEPDYDAAIAVLK encoded by the coding sequence ATGTCAACAAATGTACATTTTCAGGGTAATCCGGTGCCGGTAGCAGGATCGTTCCCGGCCGCAGGCAGCAAGGCGCCGGCGTTTTCACTGGTTGCCAAAGATCTTGCGGATGTGGCGCTGAGCCACTACGCAGGCAAGCGTAAAGTCCTGAACATTTTCCCAAGCATCGATACCGGTGTATGCGCCGCTTCCGTGCGTAAATTCAACCAGTTGGCTTCCAGCCTCGATAATACCGTCGTACTGTGCATTTCCGCCGACCTGCCGTTTGCCCAGTCTCGCTTCTGCGGTGCCGAAGGTCTGAACAATGTGGTCGTGCTGTCTACTCTGCGCGGCGCGGAATTCAAAGAAAACTACGGCGTAGCGATCGCCGAAGGCGCCCTGAAAGGGCTGACTGCTCGTGCCGTCGTGGTGCTGGATGAAAACGATAACGTACTGCACAGCGAGCTGGTGAACGAAATCACCAACGAGCCGGACTACGATGCGGCCATCGCCGTACTGAAGTAA
- a CDS encoding methyl-accepting chemotaxis protein gives MRKNYPVSQRQYPLDAKTKLMSVTNPDSLITYANADFIKVSGYEPEELMDQPHNIIRHPDMPPSAFADMWNTLKAGKIWTGVVKNRRKNGDHYWVRSSTTPLKRDGKLVGYMSVRTAATTEEIRQAEALYAQVNQGTLKNRAFHHGLLVYTGPLKWLSLFKTMPLRWRIRSYFGLLGLMPLAIAFALLPKTALVWGLFAALIACACLFCELLVQHVAKPVEQILEQAMCSASGQANSLTQFNRADEIGMLMRAVNQSGMNFRTFVDDVNVNLQELKTACSDIAQGNHILAECCEKTEESLQQTAASVEQLTATIKSNADASLRASQYAQDVNQVVNVGEQAVTEVANTMEAITRASERITDIISVLDNLAFQTNILAINAAVEAAHAGEQGKSFAVVASEVRSLAQRSAASAKDIAALIDNTLASIHAGDQQVAHTNRSMNNILVKVQEVTHLMNDISLATKEQSQGLQQINDAVNRIDELTHQNTALASQSNSATGHLQQQIASMAQAISVFGASK, from the coding sequence ATGCGTAAAAACTATCCAGTCAGTCAACGTCAGTATCCGTTGGATGCCAAGACTAAACTGATGTCGGTGACCAACCCTGACAGCCTCATTACTTACGCTAACGCCGATTTCATCAAAGTCAGCGGTTACGAGCCGGAAGAATTGATGGACCAGCCGCATAATATTATCCGTCACCCGGATATGCCACCTTCCGCCTTCGCAGACATGTGGAATACCTTAAAAGCCGGAAAAATCTGGACCGGTGTGGTCAAAAACCGCCGCAAGAACGGTGATCACTATTGGGTTCGCTCCAGCACCACGCCGTTAAAGCGGGATGGCAAACTGGTGGGCTACATGTCGGTACGTACCGCCGCCACGACGGAAGAAATCCGTCAGGCCGAAGCACTCTATGCACAGGTGAATCAGGGCACCCTGAAAAACCGCGCCTTCCATCATGGTTTGCTGGTTTATACCGGCCCGCTGAAATGGCTGAGCCTGTTCAAAACCATGCCGTTACGCTGGCGCATTCGTAGCTATTTTGGGCTGCTGGGGCTGATGCCGCTGGCGATCGCATTCGCGCTGTTGCCCAAAACCGCGCTGGTCTGGGGGTTGTTTGCCGCCTTGATCGCCTGCGCCTGCCTGTTCTGTGAGTTGCTGGTGCAGCACGTCGCCAAACCGGTGGAACAGATTCTTGAACAGGCCATGTGTTCCGCCTCAGGCCAGGCCAACAGTTTGACCCAATTCAATCGCGCCGATGAGATAGGTATGCTGATGCGCGCGGTCAATCAATCCGGCATGAACTTCCGTACGTTTGTAGATGACGTCAACGTCAACCTGCAAGAGCTCAAAACCGCCTGCAGTGACATCGCTCAAGGCAACCACATCCTGGCTGAATGTTGCGAAAAAACCGAAGAGAGCCTGCAACAAACCGCCGCATCGGTGGAACAATTGACCGCCACCATCAAGAGCAATGCCGATGCATCGCTGCGGGCATCCCAGTATGCGCAAGACGTTAATCAGGTCGTCAATGTGGGAGAGCAGGCCGTTACGGAAGTCGCCAACACCATGGAGGCGATCACCCGCGCCAGCGAACGCATCACCGACATCATCAGCGTGCTGGATAACCTGGCATTTCAGACCAATATTCTGGCGATCAACGCCGCGGTAGAGGCAGCGCACGCCGGAGAACAAGGTAAAAGCTTCGCGGTAGTCGCCAGCGAAGTACGCTCGCTGGCGCAACGCAGCGCCGCTTCCGCCAAAGACATCGCCGCGCTTATCGACAATACGCTGGCCAGCATCCACGCCGGTGATCAGCAGGTCGCGCATACCAACCGCTCAATGAACAACATCCTGGTTAAAGTGCAGGAGGTGACGCATTTGATGAACGACATCAGTCTGGCCACCAAGGAGCAGTCACAGGGATTGCAGCAGATCAACGACGCGGTCAACCGTATCGATGAACTGACTCACCAGAACACCGCGCTGGCCAGCCAGTCCAATTCCGCCACCGGACACCTGCAACAACAAATCGCCAGTATGGCGCAGGCCATTTCCGTATTCGGCGCATCCAAATAA
- the mpaA gene encoding murein tripeptide amidase MpaA, whose product MTDIGFVQRPRTERGFFVSPGQQYGRSRLGAPLLWFPAERAGKHSGLILAGTHGDETASVVALSCALRTLAPGKRAHHVVLAVNPDGCQLGLRANAHGVDLNRNFPAANWQPAGTVYRWSEDTPVRDVRLSTGDAPGSEPETQALCRLIERLSPPWVVSLHEPLACIDDPLHSELGAWLAEELTLPLVDNVGYPTPGSFGSWCAERRLPCITVELPAMAADSANQRYLPALTRLLSRNFLYQC is encoded by the coding sequence ATGACAGATATCGGGTTTGTGCAACGCCCCCGAACCGAACGCGGGTTCTTTGTTTCGCCAGGTCAGCAGTATGGCCGTTCCCGGCTGGGCGCGCCGTTGCTTTGGTTTCCGGCGGAAAGAGCAGGAAAGCACAGTGGGTTGATTCTCGCCGGAACGCACGGCGATGAAACGGCATCGGTGGTGGCGCTGTCCTGCGCGTTGCGCACACTGGCTCCGGGAAAGCGGGCTCATCATGTGGTGCTGGCGGTCAATCCGGACGGTTGCCAGTTGGGCCTGCGCGCCAACGCCCACGGCGTTGACCTCAACCGCAATTTTCCAGCGGCCAACTGGCAGCCCGCCGGCACCGTCTATCGCTGGAGCGAAGATACTCCGGTACGCGACGTGCGGCTCTCCACCGGCGATGCCCCAGGCTCGGAACCGGAAACACAGGCGTTGTGCCGCCTGATCGAACGGTTATCGCCGCCGTGGGTCGTCTCCTTGCACGAGCCGTTGGCTTGCATTGATGATCCGCTGCATTCCGAGCTGGGCGCCTGGCTGGCGGAAGAGTTGACGTTGCCGCTGGTCGACAATGTGGGATACCCGACACCGGGTTCGTTTGGCAGTTGGTGTGCCGAACGCCGGTTGCCTTGTATTACCGTCGAGTTACCGGCAATGGCCGCCGACAGTGCCAATCAGCGCTATCTGCCGGCCCTGACCCGGTTGCTGTCGCGTAATTTTTTATACCAATGTTGA
- a CDS encoding DUF333 domain-containing protein, translated as MNMPQWLVAGATLMLVACSGGQTESASVPEAEAVAVAPQRAVWQGQGSPAEVNCTLAGGRMGFSRQLNGASIGTCLLANGKRCSETALMNGSCPAG; from the coding sequence ATGAATATGCCGCAATGGCTGGTGGCGGGCGCCACATTGATGCTGGTGGCTTGCAGTGGCGGACAAACGGAATCGGCGTCGGTTCCGGAGGCGGAGGCGGTGGCGGTGGCGCCGCAGCGCGCGGTGTGGCAGGGGCAAGGCTCGCCGGCGGAAGTAAACTGTACGCTGGCTGGCGGGCGTATGGGGTTTTCGCGTCAACTGAACGGGGCGAGTATCGGTACCTGCCTGCTGGCTAATGGCAAACGTTGCAGCGAAACGGCGCTGATGAACGGCAGCTGTCCGGCTGGTTAA
- a CDS encoding MFS transporter produces MKQVSLSQGLTSTGLMVLLTGQLLPMIDFSIVNVALEAMSHSLSASPAELELVVSIYGVAFAVSLAMGGRLGDNLGRRRVFIVGVAVFGVASLLCGIAQAVWVLLAARALQGIGAALVVPQILATIHVCLRGREHARALGFYSAMGGLAFVVGQVLGGFLIQLDIAGYGWRSVFLVNLPVCLLVLLLAPLHLPDTRGEKPVALDLPGTVLLSLLLASVLFPLALGPLLHWSWPCLAVLLSSLVWFAWLWRVELRQPAPLLPPALFRLPGIRFGLLLALLFFSSWSGFMFAVAYTLQSGAGFTPLQSGNSFIGLGLSYFVASLLSARLTARVGNRGALLTGCVIQMSGLVLLMVSLAWRWPVSVLQLLPATMMIGFGQAFIVSSFYRIGLSDVPMQQAGAGSALLSTMQQASFGLGPIVLGTALVQMLHTRDGQFADALIVTLLVEWGMMLVLVLCTLGNRAMRSAVPAVACRE; encoded by the coding sequence ATGAAACAGGTTTCACTTTCACAGGGGCTCACCAGCACTGGCCTGATGGTGTTGTTAACCGGCCAACTGTTGCCGATGATCGATTTTTCAATCGTGAATGTGGCGCTGGAAGCGATGTCCCATTCACTGTCTGCCAGCCCGGCGGAGCTGGAACTGGTGGTATCGATTTACGGCGTGGCATTTGCCGTATCGCTGGCGATGGGCGGACGGCTGGGGGATAACCTGGGGCGGCGTCGGGTGTTTATCGTGGGGGTGGCGGTGTTCGGCGTGGCGTCGCTGCTGTGCGGTATCGCCCAGGCGGTGTGGGTGTTGCTGGCGGCCCGTGCTTTGCAGGGCATCGGCGCGGCGCTGGTGGTGCCGCAGATTCTGGCGACGATCCATGTCTGCCTGCGCGGGCGTGAACATGCCCGCGCATTGGGCTTTTACAGTGCGATGGGCGGGCTGGCTTTTGTAGTTGGACAGGTCCTGGGCGGATTTTTGATTCAACTGGATATTGCCGGTTATGGCTGGCGTAGCGTGTTTTTGGTTAATCTGCCGGTCTGCCTGCTGGTATTGCTGCTGGCGCCGTTGCATCTGCCGGATACGCGGGGGGAAAAACCAGTGGCATTGGATCTACCCGGTACGGTGTTGCTGTCATTACTACTGGCGAGCGTACTGTTTCCGCTGGCGCTGGGGCCGCTCTTGCATTGGTCATGGCCTTGTCTCGCCGTGTTGTTGAGTAGTCTGGTGTGGTTTGCGTGGCTATGGCGGGTAGAACTGCGCCAGCCTGCGCCCTTGCTGCCGCCGGCATTGTTCAGACTGCCGGGGATCCGTTTTGGTTTGTTGCTGGCGTTGCTGTTTTTTTCCAGCTGGAGCGGATTCATGTTCGCGGTGGCTTATACCCTGCAATCCGGCGCGGGGTTTACTCCGCTGCAATCGGGTAACAGTTTTATCGGTTTGGGGTTGTCGTATTTTGTGGCTTCGCTGCTCAGCGCTCGCCTGACCGCCCGTGTGGGGAATCGCGGTGCGTTGCTGACGGGCTGCGTTATCCAGATGAGCGGGTTGGTATTATTGATGGTCTCTCTGGCGTGGCGTTGGCCGGTATCGGTGCTGCAACTGTTGCCCGCAACGATGATGATTGGCTTCGGCCAGGCGTTTATCGTCAGTAGCTTTTATCGTATCGGGCTTTCCGATGTGCCGATGCAGCAGGCCGGAGCAGGTAGTGCGTTGCTTTCCACCATGCAACAGGCATCGTTCGGGCTGGGGCCGATCGTGCTGGGAACGGCGCTGGTACAGATGCTGCACACCCGCGACGGGCAGTTTGCCGACGCGCTGATCGTCACCTTGCTGGTGGAGTGGGGCATGATGTTGGTATTGGTGTTGTGTACGCTGGGTAACCGCGCGATGAGAAGCGCCGTACCGGCGGTTGCCTGTAGGGAATAA